A stretch of Ischnura elegans chromosome 4, ioIscEleg1.1, whole genome shotgun sequence DNA encodes these proteins:
- the LOC124157781 gene encoding facilitated trehalose transporter Tret1-like — protein sequence MDLGGSNTTLTPELTTSYMDSKLSIRGAIRQIWAALAVHSVVVIVGMTLGFSAILLPQLNEPDSDILITKTEASWLASIITIIAPIGSLMAGPVMQVLGSRATIMVALIPYALGWLLIAFSNGLPMLLVGRFISGLATTFGNTPCIVYITEISSPHLRPMLTATGPIGVSLGILLVYLFGWLLSWRIVAGIAVCFHLFSFAALCTIPESPVWLVSKGRKEDAHKALLWFHRVPAKGSLKQRERRITLEPVVEMKELEQGETSSNDELEIELARRRIRAEAELRLLLAEHRRKEQTMLNNNKQSPAGEGLLNSSKQEIKCANDEKSPTKSRQNTLHSLKLIVTLPTCYKPMFILFTLFLIQQFSGIYITLFYAVGVFEEMGGGALNAYIASVLVGMIRFFMSLVNIWLFKSFGRRPLCIFSACGMAVAMLVSGTFIYHNDIEESATFSRIERRMVTSLPPLGSPELPFSLTDDHFNASTFKHLNDTSLQHGNVSNVGPSSREATVWSPTLPNNISNTPMPLSHSNHSKFGSAGVNYIKTDVKSYGVNDSRSNSIGKNDSDSSALLTELSHENEQGVKFTRQKKKSIIPAVCMLLYVCVSMTGLLAIPWTLTAELFPTEVRSLANSLILSLVNFILFAALQSYPHMLEAFGPHGVLWFFSAVSAVGVIFVYFFLPETRNKSLADIESYFAKNTIYTKCGRK from the exons TTTGGGAGGCTCAAATACAACTCTGACACCGGAGTTGACAACAAGCTACATGGACTCCAAGTTAAGCATCAGAGGAGCTATCAGACAG atatggGCAGCACTTGCAGTACATTCTGTTGTTGTAATAGTTGGGATGACTCTGGGATTTTCAGCAATCTTGCTACCTCAACTTAATGAACCTGATTCTGATATCCTGATCACCAAAACAGAAGCATCATGGCTAG CCAGCATTATAACAATAATTGCACCCATTGGCTCCCTCATGGCTGGACCAGTAATGCAAGTACTTGGATCAAGAGCAACAATTATGGTAGCCCTAATACCATATGCTTTGGGATGGCTTCTCATTGCTTTTTCAAATGGACTACCAATGCTTCTTGTAGGCAGATTCATTTCTGGCTTGGCAACAA CATTCGGCAACACACCATGCATAGTTTATATAACAGAGATCTCTTCCCCTCACCTGAGACCAATGCTCACAGCTACTGGACCAATTGGTGTCTCTCTGGGTATATTGTTGGTTTACTTATTTGGATGGCTATTATCATGGAGGATTGTGGCGGGAATAGCAGTATGCTTCCACCTTTTTAGCTTTGCAGCCCTCTGCACAATCCCTGAGAGTCCTGTATGGTTGGTATCTAAGGGCAGAAAAGAGGATGCACACAAAGCACTACTTTGGTTCCACAGAGTACCAGCGAAAG gttCACTGAAGCAGAGGGAGAGGAGAATAACTTTAGAACCTGTTGTAGAGATGAAAGAATTAGAGCAGGGAGAAACATCGTCAAATGATGAGCTAGAAATTGAACTGGCTAGAAGGAGAATAAGAGCTGAGGCAGAGCTTCGTCTCTTACTTGCAGAGCACCGGCGAAAAGAG CAAACAATGCTGAACAACAACAAACAATCTCCAGCAGGTGAAGGGCTCCTCAATAGCAGCAAACAGGAGATAAAATGTGCCAATGATGAGAAATCTCCCACAAAGTCAAGGCAAAACACGTTACACAGCTTGAAGTTAATAGTTACTCTACCAACATGCTACAAgccaatgtttattttgtttactcTCTTCCTCATTCAGCAGTTTTCTGGAATCTACATCACTCTATTTTATGCA GTTGGTGTTTTTGAAGAAATGGGAGGTGGAGCACTGAATGCATACATTGCCTCCGTGTTGGTGGGAATGATTCGTTTCTTCATGTCGCTGGTGAACATTTGGCTTTTTAAATCATTTGGAAGAAGACCCTTGTGCATTTTTTCTGCTTGCGGAATGGCAGTGGCCATGTTGGTGTCGGGAACATTCATTTATCACAATGATATTGAAGAATCAGCTACCTTCTCTAGAATTGAACGCCGCATGGTAACATCTCTTCCCCCCCTTGGGTCACCAGAGTTACCCTTCAGCTTGACGGATGATCACTTTAATGCATCAACTTTCAAGCATCTGAACGACACTTCTCTTCAGCATGGCAATGTTTCCAATGTAGGACCTTCCTCACGAGAGGCCACAGTATGGAGCCCAACTCTTCCGAACAACATATCAAACACACCTATGCCACTATCACATTCCAATCACTCTAAGTTTGGTAGTGCAGGCGTCAACTACATAAAAACAGACGTCAAATCATATGGAGTCAATGACTCCAGAAGCAATTCAATTGGGAAAAATGATTCAGACTCAAGTGCATTATTGACTGAACTAAGCCACGAAAATGAGCAAGGAGTCAAATTTACACGACAAAAGAAAAAGAGTATAATTCCTGCTGTGTGCATGTTGCTGTATGTTTGTGTGAGCATGACAGGACTCTTAGCTATTCCGTGGACATTAACAGCAGAACTCTTTCCAACTGAAGTGCGCAGCCTTGCCAACAGTTTGATTCTTTCCCTTGTGAATTTCATTCTTTTTGCAGCATTACAATCTTACCCTCATATGTTGGAAGCTTTTGGACCTCATGGTGTTCTGTGGTTTTTCTCAGCAGTCTCTGCCGTAGGAGTAATTTTTGTGTACTTTTTCCTTCCAGAGACCCGAAATAAGTCATTGGCAGATATAGAATCTTACTTTGCAAAAAACACTATTTATACAAAAtgtggaagaaaataa